One part of the Solanum dulcamara chromosome 3, daSolDulc1.2, whole genome shotgun sequence genome encodes these proteins:
- the LOC129882426 gene encoding dnaJ protein ERDJ3A, translated as MKTRRISIAIVLFVSLFVLNTQSKTVDPYKVLGVDKSSSQREIQKAFHKLSLQYHPDKNKSKGAQEKFAEINNAYEILSDEEKRKNYDLYGDEKGAPRFDAGGAGDQGGYTYFTSGGPGQSGFNFGPGGMGGQGGAKSFSFSFGGPGSQSSSGFGLDDIFSNLFGGGVGSGSKFGGFGGFGGSGRSQSRTKNSGKSIPSINSQMYKKELSDKGMTWLLLSHTYTSRGIQYYESVIGEVASSLNGAMKVGRINCETDASFCKGLGIYPRNVPRLFVYSLKSSGNGALMEYSDDLDVKRVKSFCHEHLPRFSKRVDLDHFDFVSQAVGGLPKVMLLSTKKDTPVIWRALSGLYRNRFVFYDAQVRDASDPSVQRLGVDGLPAIVGWLSNGEKQILRTGISVKDLKSAVQDLSGLLDNFEKKNKKAASAQSKSEQSEPEAKQVPVLTGSNFNDICGEKTPVCVIGVFRSSKARDKLEKVLLSVSQKSLSRRQNTAYGSRDSVSYALLDAARQQSFLNAFDKSGYKSSDKVLLAYKLRKGKFAVFEGEVTTEDAESFISSVLSGDVQFSNTRQKPIAK; from the exons ATGAAGACACGACGAATTTCGATAGCCATTGTTCTCTTCGTATCACTTTTTGTTCTCAACACACAATCAAAAACCGTTGATCCTTATAAG GTGCTCGGAGTTGATAAAAGTTCAAGTCAGCGTGAGATCCAGAAAGCTTTCCACAA GCTCTCACTCCAATATCATCCAGACAAGAACAAAAGTAAGGGTGCACAAGAGAAATTTGCTGAGATTAATAACG CTTATGAAATTCTGTCTGATGAGGAGAAGAGGAAAAACTATGACCTATATGGAGATGAGAAGGGAGCTCCTCGATTTGATGCTGGCGGCGCTGGAGATCAGGGTGGATATACATACTTCACAAGTGGTGGGCCAGGACAGAGTGGGTTTAACTTTGGGCCAGGTGGTATGGGTGGACAAGGAGGTGcaaaatcattttcattttcctttGGTGGTCCTGGCAGCCAAAGCTCTTCTGGCTTTGGTTTAGATGATATATTCTCCAACTTGTTTGGGGGTGGAGTGGGAAGTGGGAGCAAATTTGGGGGGTTTGGTGGCTTTGGTGGTTCAGGCAGGTCTCAGTCTAGAACCAAGAACTCTGGCAAGAGCATCCCTTCCATAAACTCGCAGATGTATAAGAAAGAGCTATCTGATAAAGGAATGACTTGGCTATTATTATCTCATACATATACCTCAAGAGGTATCCAATATTATGAATCTGTCATTGGAGAAGTCGCAAGCTCACTGAATGGGGCAATGAAG GTGGGGAGAATAAACTGTGAAACTGATGCATCTTTTTGCAAGGGTCTTGGCATATATCCTCGCAATGTGCCAAGATTGTTTGTGTATTCATTAAAATCAAGTGGGAATGGTGCTTTGATGGAGTACAGTGATGATTTAGATGTGAAAAGGGTGAAAAGTTTTTGCCATGAGCATCTTCCGAGATTCTCAAAGCGGGTAGATTTGGACCACTTTGATTTTGTTTCCCAGGCTGTAGGAGGTTTACCTAAAGTGATGCTTCTCTCTACAAAGAAAGATACTCCAGTTATTTGGCGTGCTCTTAGTGGCTTGTATCGAAATCGTTTTGTCTTCTATGATGCACAG GTTCGTGATGCTTCTGATCCTTCTGTCCAAAGGTTGGGAGTTGATGGTCTTCCTGCCATTGTTGGCTGGCTATCCAATGGGGAGAAACAGATTTTGAGAACAGGAATTTCTGTAAAAGATCTAAAATCAGCAGTTCAAGATCTAAGTGGTTTACTGGacaattttgaaaagaaaaataagaaagcaGCTTCAGCACAGAGTAAAAGTGAGCAGAGTGAGCCAGAGGCTAAGCAAGTACCAGTACTGACAGGCTCTAATTTCAATGACATTTGCGGGGAGAAAACTCCTGTTTGTGTGATTGGTGTTTTCAGGTCATCTAAAGCAAGGGATAAGCTAGAAAAAGTTCTATTATCG GTCTCTCAAAAGTCATTATCAAGACGACAGAATACAGCATATGGCTCAAGAGATTCAGTTTCGTATGCACTTTTGGATGCAGCGAGGCAGCAGTCTTTCTTGAATGCATTTGACAAATCAGGATATAAATCATCAGACAAGGTCCTTCTCGCATACAAGCTGCGGAAGGGTAAGTTTGCAGTTTTTGAGGGAGAAGTTACTACTGAAGATGCAGAGAGTTTCATTAGCTCCGTTCTCAGTGGGGACGTACAATTTTCCAACACCAGACAAAAACCTATAGCAAAGTAA